From the genome of Actinacidiphila yeochonensis CN732, one region includes:
- a CDS encoding glycoside hydrolase family 2 protein: MTQLNRRRFLSSGIAVAGGGVLGTLGLPGVADAAPADAAGARPLHDDGHEVTSGWTFTAADDTTVSGGGLASAQHVAGMKPAVVPGTPLTSMIANGEYPDPLYGHIVTDTVPDTLKDTGYWYRVAFPVPRLIPGQRFWLRFEGINYLGTIWLDGTQVGTVEGAFKRGVFDVTDIVAKADGTAHLAVLVGKLDYDEGPALPSYTSGVTRGGRNGGPTGVTLKNGPTFFCTSGWDWLPTIPDRDLGIWQPVTWSTTGPVRLTDVRVDPTLSEDLGTADIAVDLALDSAFSTSRAVVVKGSLDGRDFERTVTVPAGTSSITVTSKEIAALRLNRPKLWWPNGYGDPHRYRLTIGVESGGQVHDERTVDFGVRRIEYTKPIQSPSGSLADCLAITVNNQPILVMGGNWGLDEALKRIPRERLREQVRLHRDANLNLIRNWNGQSSTEDFFDACDEFGILVWQDFFCSTEGPPPADFDRDLDNIRECIVRFRNHPSVLLWCGGNEGPPPQTLIDGLDALVAELDPKRAALTSSAGDTGKDAIAGYSSGGPYHWVTPSTHFSLNNGTQWPPFHNEVGSYSIPTLEFIRKMLPEASWEHPDDFWADRDVNGNGGNGGGAGYLKLTAQRYGELQNLPDFARKSQLMNYECIKAIYESRAANMESAGEGRPYPSTGVVMWMTNPAQPSFVWQMYSHDLEAHSSFYAVQHACRRVNVILNSQTLDVVVANHTRAAVRGTVAVTLYGLDGAAFAGTSLRVDGAAAADHTVVGGIAAQLGTAPSDVAFVRLSFGDEHGVELVRNFYWVENPARAAGFVSLDDAPAAAVSVVADARHGQDGLDLTVEVENTGRAVALMTHLQLYDTRTGERVLPATFSDNYLNLAAGESSTVRVRLDDEQVRSHPSLGVRVDGWKIDQDASRLRGHGVAVTFNQAALSTHPATKTFAG; this comes from the coding sequence GTGACCCAATTGAATCGCAGGCGTTTCCTGTCCAGCGGGATCGCCGTCGCCGGTGGCGGTGTTCTCGGTACGCTCGGGCTGCCCGGTGTCGCCGACGCGGCTCCGGCGGATGCCGCGGGCGCCCGCCCCCTCCACGATGACGGCCACGAGGTCACCAGCGGCTGGACGTTCACGGCGGCCGACGACACGACCGTGTCCGGTGGCGGGCTGGCCAGCGCGCAGCACGTAGCCGGCATGAAGCCGGCCGTCGTGCCGGGAACGCCGCTCACCAGCATGATCGCCAACGGCGAGTACCCCGATCCGCTGTACGGCCACATCGTGACCGACACGGTCCCGGACACCCTGAAGGACACCGGCTACTGGTACCGGGTCGCGTTCCCCGTGCCGCGGCTGATCCCGGGGCAGCGGTTCTGGCTGCGGTTCGAGGGCATCAACTACCTGGGGACGATCTGGCTCGACGGCACCCAGGTGGGCACCGTCGAGGGCGCGTTCAAGCGCGGTGTCTTCGACGTCACGGACATCGTGGCGAAGGCGGACGGCACCGCCCACCTCGCGGTGCTGGTCGGCAAGCTGGACTACGACGAGGGCCCGGCACTGCCGAGCTACACCAGCGGCGTGACCCGCGGCGGGCGCAACGGCGGCCCGACCGGGGTCACCCTGAAGAACGGGCCGACGTTCTTCTGCACGTCGGGCTGGGACTGGCTGCCCACCATCCCCGACCGGGACCTCGGCATCTGGCAGCCGGTCACCTGGTCCACCACCGGGCCGGTCCGGCTGACCGACGTCCGCGTCGATCCCACCCTCTCCGAGGACCTGGGCACGGCCGACATCGCGGTCGACCTCGCCCTCGACAGCGCGTTCAGCACGTCCAGGGCCGTGGTGGTGAAGGGCTCCCTCGACGGCCGCGACTTCGAGCGGACCGTCACCGTGCCGGCCGGCACCTCCTCGATCACCGTGACGTCGAAGGAGATCGCCGCCCTGCGGCTGAACCGCCCGAAGCTGTGGTGGCCCAACGGCTACGGCGACCCCCACCGCTACCGGCTGACGATCGGGGTCGAGTCCGGGGGCCAGGTCCACGACGAGCGGACGGTCGACTTCGGCGTCCGGCGGATCGAGTACACCAAGCCGATCCAGTCGCCGTCCGGCTCCCTGGCCGACTGCCTGGCGATCACCGTCAACAACCAGCCGATCCTGGTGATGGGCGGCAACTGGGGCCTGGACGAGGCGCTCAAGCGCATTCCGCGGGAACGGTTGCGCGAGCAGGTGCGGCTGCACCGCGACGCCAACCTCAACCTGATCCGGAACTGGAACGGCCAGAGCAGCACCGAGGACTTCTTCGACGCGTGCGACGAGTTCGGCATCCTCGTCTGGCAGGACTTCTTCTGCTCGACCGAAGGCCCCCCGCCGGCGGACTTCGACCGCGACCTGGACAACATCCGGGAGTGCATCGTGCGCTTCCGCAACCACCCGTCGGTCCTGCTCTGGTGCGGCGGCAACGAGGGCCCGCCGCCGCAGACGCTCATCGACGGCCTGGACGCGCTGGTCGCCGAACTGGACCCCAAGCGGGCCGCGCTGACCAGCTCGGCCGGCGACACCGGCAAGGACGCGATCGCGGGGTACAGCTCGGGCGGGCCGTACCACTGGGTCACCCCGAGCACCCATTTCTCCCTCAACAACGGCACGCAGTGGCCGCCGTTCCACAACGAGGTCGGCTCGTACTCGATCCCGACGCTGGAGTTCATCCGGAAGATGCTCCCCGAGGCGTCGTGGGAGCACCCGGACGACTTCTGGGCCGACCGCGACGTCAACGGCAACGGGGGCAACGGCGGCGGCGCGGGCTACCTCAAGCTCACCGCGCAGCGGTACGGCGAACTGCAGAACCTCCCGGACTTCGCCCGCAAGTCCCAGCTGATGAACTACGAGTGCATCAAGGCGATCTACGAGTCGCGCGCCGCGAACATGGAGAGCGCCGGGGAGGGCAGGCCCTACCCGAGCACCGGCGTGGTCATGTGGATGACGAACCCGGCGCAGCCCAGCTTCGTCTGGCAGATGTACAGCCACGACCTTGAGGCGCACTCGTCGTTCTACGCGGTCCAGCACGCGTGCCGGCGGGTCAACGTGATCCTCAACAGCCAGACCCTCGACGTCGTGGTGGCCAACCACACCCGGGCCGCGGTGCGGGGCACCGTCGCCGTCACGCTGTACGGCCTGGACGGGGCGGCGTTCGCCGGCACGTCCCTGCGCGTCGACGGGGCGGCCGCGGCCGACCACACCGTGGTCGGCGGCATCGCGGCGCAGTTGGGCACCGCGCCCTCCGATGTCGCCTTCGTCCGGCTGTCGTTCGGGGACGAGCACGGCGTGGAGCTGGTGCGCAACTTCTACTGGGTCGAGAACCCGGCCCGGGCCGCCGGGTTCGTGAGCCTGGACGACGCGCCCGCGGCCGCCGTCTCCGTCGTGGCCGACGCCCGCCACGGGCAGGACGGCCTCGACCTGACGGTGGAGGTCGAGAACACCGGCCGGGCGGTGGCGCTGATGACGCACCTGCAGCTGTACGACACCCGGACCGGTGAACGCGTCCTGCCGGCCACGTTCAGCGACAACTACCTGAACCTGGCGGCCGGTGAGTCCAGCACCGTGCGGGTGCGGCTGGACGACGAGCAGGTCCGGAGCCACCCGTCCCTCGGCGTACGGGTCGACGGCTGGAAGATCGACCAGGACGCCTCCCGGTTGCGGGGCCACGGAGTGGCCGTCACCTTCAACCAGGCGGCGCTCTCCACCCACCCGGCGACGAAGACCTTCGCCGGGTAG
- a CDS encoding TetR/AcrR family transcriptional regulator — translation MTPRPMARPGGRSARVQESVHAAVRELVGEVGRDVLTVPMVAARAGVTPSTVYRRWGDLQELLSDVAVERLRPETDPADLGSLRDDLDAWAEQFLDEMASPSGRAYIRDALLGDPDGTNAGQCSAYAAEQIGAVLDRAVRRGEPVPDTELMMDDVVAPIMYRILFRPGALDAAYARELVTHALDRL, via the coding sequence ATGACTCCCAGGCCCATGGCCCGGCCCGGCGGGCGCAGTGCCCGTGTGCAGGAATCGGTGCACGCCGCGGTCCGCGAACTCGTCGGCGAAGTGGGACGCGACGTGCTGACCGTCCCCATGGTGGCGGCCCGCGCTGGTGTGACGCCGTCCACCGTCTACCGCCGCTGGGGCGACCTGCAGGAACTCCTCTCCGACGTCGCGGTCGAGCGGCTGCGCCCGGAGACCGATCCCGCGGATCTCGGCAGCCTCCGGGACGACCTCGACGCCTGGGCGGAGCAGTTCCTCGACGAGATGGCCTCTCCGTCCGGGCGCGCGTACATCAGGGACGCGCTCCTCGGAGACCCGGACGGCACCAACGCGGGCCAGTGCTCCGCCTACGCCGCGGAGCAGATCGGCGCCGTGCTGGATCGGGCGGTCCGGCGCGGTGAGCCGGTGCCCGACACGGAGCTGATGATGGACGACGTGGTCGCGCCGATCATGTACCGCATCCTCTTCCGTCCCGGCGCGCTGGACGCCGCGTACGCGCGCGAACTGGTCACGCACGCCCTCGACCGGCTCTGA
- a CDS encoding winged helix-turn-helix transcriptional regulator — translation MDTSSSPLPPRGAPRFSAECPSRPILDQISDKWSMMVMAVLEQPTRFNEIKRQLEGVTQRVLTQTLRRLERNGMIRRRVLETSPPGVEYSLTPLGESFRGPFTRLYEWTVEHSDEVLTAQCAFDARASGQ, via the coding sequence ATGGATACCAGCTCCTCGCCCCTGCCGCCCCGTGGCGCTCCGCGATTCAGCGCCGAGTGCCCGAGTCGGCCCATCCTCGACCAGATCTCCGACAAGTGGTCGATGATGGTCATGGCGGTCCTGGAGCAGCCGACGCGGTTCAACGAGATCAAGCGCCAACTGGAGGGCGTCACGCAGCGGGTGCTCACCCAGACGCTGCGCAGGCTGGAACGGAACGGAATGATCCGGCGCCGAGTGCTGGAGACCTCCCCACCCGGCGTGGAGTACTCCCTCACACCTCTCGGTGAGTCGTTCCGCGGCCCTTTCACGCGCCTGTACGAATGGACGGTCGAGCACAGCGACGAGGTCCTGACGGCGCAGTGCGCATTCGACGCGCGGGCATCGGGACAGTAG
- a CDS encoding Asp-tRNA(Asn)/Glu-tRNA(Gln) amidotransferase GatCAB subunit A, whose protein sequence is MRPFELSLTDAARAVRARELSPVDLAASVLDRIAAVDGRLGAYVAVAADRARSAAAQAEREISKGGPRGPLHGIPMALKDLIDAEGMPTTASSDVRAGHVADRDSRVTARLAAAGAVLLGKTHTHEFAYGLTTPQTRNAWDHSRVAGGSSGGSAVAVAAGGATFALGTDTGGSIRVPAALNGVVGLKPTYGLVPRTGVTSLSWSLDHVGPITRTVRDAALVLAATAGHDPDDPASVPGPRTDYLESGDLSGVRVGVPRTYYFDRVATDVEEAVRRAIGRLAELGAELVDVDIPMTRYIQAVQWGLMVPEATAYHERSLRDSADLYAPDVRILLEAGELTSAGDYLRAQRARTLMRDAWARMFDGIDVLAAPTVPMTAAAADQEAVEWADGTTESVSDAYVRLSAPANITGVPALTLPVGRDRNGLPIGMQLMARPFRDATVLRVGRIYEEAAAETGRLAPLAA, encoded by the coding sequence ATGCGACCCTTTGAGCTGTCACTGACCGACGCCGCCCGCGCGGTGCGCGCCCGCGAGCTGTCCCCGGTCGACCTCGCCGCATCCGTGCTCGACCGCATCGCCGCCGTCGACGGACGACTCGGCGCCTATGTCGCCGTCGCCGCGGACCGGGCGCGGAGCGCGGCCGCGCAGGCGGAGCGGGAGATCTCGAAGGGCGGACCGAGGGGACCGCTGCACGGAATCCCGATGGCGCTCAAGGACCTGATCGACGCCGAGGGGATGCCCACCACGGCGAGTTCCGACGTCCGCGCCGGGCATGTCGCGGACCGGGACAGCCGGGTGACCGCACGCCTCGCCGCCGCCGGGGCCGTCCTGCTGGGCAAGACGCACACCCACGAGTTCGCCTACGGCCTGACCACCCCGCAGACGAGGAACGCGTGGGACCACAGCCGCGTCGCCGGCGGATCGAGCGGCGGCTCCGCGGTGGCGGTCGCCGCGGGCGGGGCGACCTTCGCGCTGGGCACGGACACCGGCGGCTCCATCCGGGTGCCCGCGGCGCTCAACGGCGTGGTGGGCCTCAAGCCCACCTACGGCCTCGTCCCCCGCACCGGCGTGACCTCCCTGTCCTGGTCCCTGGACCACGTCGGCCCCATCACCCGCACCGTGCGGGACGCCGCGCTGGTGCTGGCCGCGACGGCCGGCCACGACCCGGACGACCCCGCGAGCGTGCCCGGCCCCCGTACCGACTACCTCGAAAGCGGCGACCTGTCGGGCGTCCGGGTCGGCGTCCCCCGCACCTACTACTTCGACCGGGTCGCGACCGACGTGGAAGAGGCGGTGCGCCGGGCGATCGGGCGGCTGGCGGAACTCGGGGCCGAACTCGTCGACGTCGACATCCCGATGACGCGCTACATCCAGGCCGTCCAGTGGGGGCTGATGGTGCCCGAGGCCACCGCCTACCACGAGCGCTCCCTGCGGGATTCGGCCGACCTCTACGCCCCGGACGTGCGCATCCTGCTGGAGGCCGGTGAACTCACCTCGGCGGGCGACTACCTCCGCGCCCAGCGGGCCCGCACCCTGATGCGGGACGCCTGGGCGCGCATGTTCGACGGGATCGACGTTCTGGCCGCGCCGACGGTACCGATGACGGCCGCCGCCGCGGACCAGGAGGCGGTCGAGTGGGCCGACGGCACGACCGAGTCCGTGTCCGACGCCTACGTCCGTCTCTCCGCCCCGGCCAACATCACCGGCGTTCCGGCCCTCACCCTTCCGGTCGGCCGCGACCGGAACGGGCTGCCGATCGGCATGCAGCTGATGGCGCGGCCCTTCCGCGACGCGACGGTGCTGCGGGTGGGACGGATCTACGAGGAGGCCGCTGCCGAAACCGGTCGGCTCGCTCCGCTCGCGGCCTGA
- a CDS encoding NADP-dependent oxidoreductase gives MKAVRFHAYGDSGVLVHEEVDRPTAGAGEVVVRVAGTTFNPVDALVRAGFMREVFPLDLPHTPGVDLAGVVADVGTGVGGWKAGDAVVAFLPIAGTGAAAEYAVAPAEVLAAAPRSVDLADAAALPMPGLTAWQALFDHADLQAGQTLLVNGAGGAVGGYAVQLAHRAGALVTATASPRSADRLRSYGADRTVDHTVAPLPRAVAGQRFDAVLNLTPTGPEETAALVDLVADGGAFVSATTPGPEDAGRGVRTARIVVRGDAAQLAELVARVDSGDLEIDIARRTTLADLPAVHEDAAAGRLPGKTVLIP, from the coding sequence ATGAAGGCAGTGCGTTTCCACGCGTACGGCGACAGCGGCGTCCTGGTCCACGAGGAGGTGGACCGTCCGACGGCGGGGGCCGGCGAGGTGGTGGTGCGGGTGGCCGGCACCACGTTCAACCCGGTGGACGCCCTCGTCCGCGCCGGCTTCATGCGCGAGGTGTTCCCGCTGGACCTTCCGCACACCCCGGGCGTCGACCTCGCCGGAGTGGTCGCGGACGTCGGCACCGGGGTCGGCGGGTGGAAGGCCGGCGACGCGGTCGTGGCGTTCCTGCCGATCGCCGGGACCGGAGCGGCCGCCGAGTACGCCGTCGCGCCGGCCGAGGTACTGGCCGCCGCGCCGAGGAGCGTCGACCTGGCCGACGCCGCGGCGCTGCCGATGCCGGGACTGACCGCCTGGCAGGCGCTGTTCGACCACGCGGACCTCCAGGCCGGGCAGACCCTCCTGGTCAACGGCGCGGGCGGGGCGGTCGGCGGGTACGCCGTCCAACTGGCCCACCGGGCCGGCGCCCTCGTCACCGCCACCGCCAGTCCGCGCAGCGCCGACCGCCTGCGCTCCTACGGCGCCGACCGGACGGTCGACCACACCGTCGCACCGCTGCCGCGGGCGGTGGCCGGGCAGCGGTTCGACGCGGTGCTGAACCTCACGCCCACCGGCCCGGAGGAGACCGCGGCCCTGGTGGACCTGGTCGCCGACGGGGGAGCGTTCGTCAGCGCCACCACCCCCGGGCCCGAGGACGCCGGGCGCGGCGTGCGCACGGCGCGGATCGTCGTCCGCGGCGACGCCGCCCAGCTCGCCGAGCTGGTGGCCAGGGTGGACTCCGGCGACCTGGAGATCGACATCGCGCGGCGGACCACGCTGGCCGACCTGCCCGCCGTCCACGAGGACGCCGCGGCCGGACGGCTGCCCGGCAAGACCGTCCTGATCCCCTGA
- a CDS encoding MFS transporter has product MQSAPAGRVCPRSPTSRRLPFALHASILIALLAASSAPTPLYTRYQAQWQLSALDITVVFSAYALALLAALLTTGTLSEHLGRRPVLLGALLLQVAAMLLFATAGGLTALIVARLLQGIATGAATSAAGAALLDLEDPARPGRSALANSVSPVAGMAAGVMTATLLVLFAPAPTTTVYVALAALFAVQAVALSRIPETVRARPGALRSTRPHLTLPAAARGAFLRNGAGVVAVWALGGFYSSLGPAFTRLVSPGGPEAAGGLVFFTLTSVAALTVFLTRRTRAGLSALLGCCAVIPAAGLSLCALLLDSPVPLFVGAALAGFGFGAVSQGALRAVLSPVAAREKSGTLASYYVLSYLAMSLPAIGAGVLTAACGLRTTAVAYAGCVAVLAAIAVAALFRSTRSTHPAHPAHAPHPARPAHSAHPARPARPARPARSARSAPGSPPPTRVTRRVSGAVRPTLDGATGAAEAAANADNHSLTTTDK; this is encoded by the coding sequence ATGCAAAGCGCCCCAGCGGGTCGCGTCTGCCCCCGCTCCCCCACCTCCCGGCGCCTGCCGTTCGCGCTGCACGCCTCGATCCTGATCGCACTGCTCGCGGCCTCCAGCGCGCCGACCCCGCTCTACACCCGCTACCAGGCGCAGTGGCAGCTCTCGGCCCTCGACATCACCGTGGTCTTCAGCGCCTACGCCCTGGCCCTGCTGGCGGCCCTGCTGACGACCGGCACGCTCTCCGAGCACCTCGGGCGCCGCCCGGTACTGCTGGGCGCGCTGCTGCTCCAGGTCGCGGCCATGCTCCTCTTCGCCACGGCGGGCGGCCTGACGGCGCTCATCGTCGCCCGGCTACTGCAGGGCATCGCCACGGGCGCGGCCACCAGTGCCGCCGGGGCGGCCCTCCTCGACCTGGAGGACCCCGCCCGGCCCGGACGGTCCGCGCTGGCCAACAGCGTCTCACCGGTGGCCGGCATGGCCGCCGGCGTCATGACGGCCACCCTCCTGGTGCTCTTCGCGCCCGCCCCCACGACCACGGTGTACGTGGCCCTCGCGGCCCTGTTCGCGGTTCAGGCGGTGGCTCTCAGCCGAATCCCGGAGACGGTTCGCGCCCGCCCCGGAGCTCTCCGTTCCACGCGGCCGCACCTGACCCTGCCGGCGGCGGCCCGCGGTGCCTTCCTGCGCAACGGCGCCGGTGTCGTCGCCGTCTGGGCGCTCGGCGGCTTCTACTCGTCGCTGGGCCCGGCCTTCACCCGGCTCGTCTCGCCGGGCGGACCGGAGGCCGCCGGGGGTCTGGTGTTCTTCACCCTGACCTCCGTCGCCGCGCTCACCGTCTTCCTCACGCGCAGGACCCGGGCCGGCCTCTCGGCCCTGCTCGGCTGCTGCGCGGTGATACCGGCGGCCGGCCTGTCCCTCTGCGCCCTCCTCCTCGACAGCCCGGTCCCGCTCTTCGTGGGAGCGGCACTGGCCGGGTTCGGCTTCGGCGCCGTCTCCCAGGGCGCCCTGCGCGCGGTCCTCTCGCCGGTCGCGGCCCGGGAGAAGAGCGGCACGCTCGCCTCCTACTACGTCCTCAGCTACCTCGCGATGAGCCTGCCCGCCATCGGCGCCGGCGTCCTCACCGCGGCCTGCGGACTGCGCACCACGGCGGTGGCGTACGCCGGTTGCGTGGCGGTGCTGGCCGCCATCGCGGTCGCGGCGCTATTCAGGTCCACGCGGTCGACCCACCCAGCCCACCCAGCCCACGCGCCCCACCCGGCCCGACCGGCCCACTCGGCCCACCCGGCCCGCCCGGCGCGCCCGGCGCGCCCGGCACGGTCGGCACGGTCCGCGCCGGGCTCGCCGCCGCCCACCCGCGTCACCCGTCGCGTGTCCGGCGCCGTCCGGCCGACCCTCGACGGCGCCACCGGCGCCGCCGAAGCCGCGGCGAACGCCGACAACCACAGCCTCACCACCACCGACAAGTAG
- a CDS encoding MarR family winged helix-turn-helix transcriptional regulator — protein MPEIRPDAAGAQPLDPGRLDTYFALLESVSLLQYQLEQQLRTDGGISYAQFELLARLADATGPLTMTQLADGIVYSRSGLTYQAGLLEKAGLITRGPDPGDDRATAVTLTEDGRSLIRRILPGHVQLVRRLLFDPLTEDDLNRLGDTMTRVRDHMRAEPPRSAASRGRRRTSATPGTAPGTAPGSNPGSNPGTAPPNG, from the coding sequence ATGCCCGAGATCCGCCCCGACGCCGCCGGTGCCCAGCCGCTCGACCCCGGGCGTCTGGACACCTACTTCGCGCTGCTGGAGTCCGTCAGCCTCCTCCAGTACCAGCTCGAACAGCAGCTGCGTACCGACGGCGGCATCAGCTACGCGCAGTTCGAGCTGCTGGCCCGCCTCGCCGACGCCACCGGTCCGTTGACCATGACCCAGTTGGCGGACGGCATCGTCTACAGCCGCAGCGGCCTGACCTACCAGGCAGGACTGCTGGAGAAGGCCGGCCTGATCACCCGCGGGCCCGACCCCGGCGACGACCGCGCGACCGCGGTGACCCTCACCGAGGACGGCCGGTCCCTCATCCGGCGCATCCTGCCCGGCCACGTCCAGCTCGTCCGCCGCCTGCTGTTCGACCCCCTGACCGAGGACGACCTGAACCGTCTCGGCGACACCATGACCCGCGTACGCGACCACATGCGCGCCGAACCGCCCCGCTCCGCGGCCTCCCGCGGCCGCCGCCGTACCTCCGCCACGCCGGGAACCGCCCCCGGAACCGCCCCCGGAAGCAACCCCGGCAGCAACCCCGGAACCGCCCCGCCGAACGGCTGA
- a CDS encoding enoyl-CoA hydratase/isomerase family protein translates to MNLDQYTTLRVAIDAGVARITLDNPPVNVLSGTLIRELHDALGTLRDDRSVRVIVFSSANPELFIAHVDIHILDELDGLREIADRNPDANLFQGVGELLRHQPQVTIVKLAGTARAGGAEFVAAADMAFAARETAGIGQSEVLMGIVPGGGGTQYLRERVGRNRALELLLTGDVVDADTAAAYGWINRSVPAAELDAFVDGVAEKIAALSPEIIAAAKRLVPPADLTDGLRAEDEAWAELVGGDLPARLMAGALEHGAQTPAGERDLESVLRGVAAGL, encoded by the coding sequence ATGAACCTGGACCAGTACACGACACTCCGCGTCGCGATCGATGCCGGAGTCGCGCGGATCACCCTGGACAATCCCCCTGTCAACGTGCTCAGCGGAACCCTGATCCGTGAACTGCACGATGCTCTCGGGACGCTGCGGGACGACCGCTCGGTCCGCGTCATCGTGTTCTCCAGCGCCAACCCCGAGCTCTTCATCGCACACGTCGACATCCACATCCTCGACGAGTTGGACGGGCTGCGGGAGATCGCGGACCGCAACCCGGACGCCAACCTCTTCCAGGGGGTCGGCGAGCTGCTGCGCCACCAGCCCCAGGTGACGATCGTCAAGCTGGCGGGCACGGCGCGAGCCGGAGGCGCGGAGTTCGTCGCGGCGGCCGACATGGCCTTCGCCGCGCGGGAGACCGCGGGCATCGGACAGAGCGAGGTCCTGATGGGCATCGTGCCGGGCGGCGGAGGCACGCAGTACCTGCGCGAGCGGGTCGGACGCAACCGGGCGCTGGAGCTGCTGCTCACCGGGGACGTGGTGGACGCGGACACCGCTGCCGCCTACGGGTGGATCAACCGCTCGGTGCCCGCGGCCGAGCTGGACGCGTTCGTCGACGGGGTCGCGGAGAAGATCGCCGCGCTGTCCCCGGAGATCATCGCCGCCGCCAAGCGGCTGGTCCCTCCTGCGGACCTGACCGACGGCCTGCGGGCGGAAGACGAGGCCTGGGCCGAGCTGGTGGGCGGGGACCTGCCGGCACGGCTCATGGCAGGGGCTCTGGAGCACGGTGCGCAGACCCCGGCGGGCGAGCGTGATCTGGAATCGGTCCTGCGAGGCGTCGCCGCCGGCCTGTAG